A window from Polyangium spumosum encodes these proteins:
- the trmFO gene encoding methylenetetrahydrofolate--tRNA-(uracil(54)-C(5))-methyltransferase (FADH(2)-oxidizing) TrmFO yields MTQARSHDVTIVGAGLAGCEAAFQLAERGHHVRLLEMKPQKRTPAQTSDFFAELVCSNSLRGAALANAVGLLKEELRRTGSLLMRVADRTAVPAGGALAVDRERFGAEMTAAMREHPRITVEAREVTSIPTERPVILATGPLTSDALASAIAEAVGAKHLAYYDAIAPILSAESIDWSKVWKQSRWGKGTAERAEDPARKMTAADAEESGDEAYVNCPFDEEQYRAFVAALVAAEKVAPREFEDVRYFEGCLPCEVMAERGERTLAYGPMKPVGLVNPHTGRRPYAVIQLRAEDVAATAYNMVGFQTRMKYPEQLRVFRMVPGLEEAEFLRFGSVHRNTFVDAPRVLGPGMEVTRMPGVFLAGQVAGVEGYVESAAAGFVCAVLLAQRLAGKPLVPPPKTTALGGILTHLGREQPSYQPSNITWAHMPPLEGTKSRLTKRARYEAMAERALADLDPWKNSAL; encoded by the coding sequence GCGCCGGCCTGGCCGGCTGCGAGGCCGCCTTCCAGCTCGCCGAGCGCGGCCACCACGTGCGCCTGCTCGAAATGAAGCCTCAGAAGCGCACGCCCGCGCAGACGAGTGACTTCTTCGCCGAGCTCGTCTGCTCCAACTCGCTGCGCGGCGCCGCGCTCGCCAACGCCGTCGGCTTGCTCAAGGAGGAGCTCAGGCGCACGGGCTCGCTCCTCATGCGCGTCGCCGATCGGACCGCCGTGCCCGCCGGCGGCGCGCTCGCCGTGGATCGCGAGCGCTTCGGCGCCGAGATGACGGCGGCCATGCGCGAGCACCCGCGCATCACCGTCGAGGCGCGTGAGGTCACCTCGATCCCGACCGAGCGCCCCGTCATCCTCGCGACGGGCCCGCTCACCTCGGACGCGCTCGCCTCGGCCATCGCCGAGGCCGTCGGCGCCAAGCACCTCGCGTATTACGACGCGATCGCGCCCATCCTCAGCGCCGAGTCGATCGACTGGTCGAAGGTGTGGAAGCAGTCGCGCTGGGGCAAGGGCACGGCCGAGCGCGCCGAGGATCCCGCCCGCAAGATGACGGCCGCGGACGCCGAGGAGAGCGGCGACGAGGCCTACGTCAACTGCCCGTTCGACGAGGAGCAGTACCGCGCGTTCGTCGCGGCGCTCGTCGCGGCGGAGAAGGTCGCGCCGCGCGAGTTCGAGGACGTGCGTTACTTCGAGGGCTGCTTGCCTTGCGAGGTGATGGCCGAGCGGGGCGAGCGCACGCTCGCGTACGGGCCGATGAAGCCCGTCGGGCTCGTCAATCCGCACACGGGGCGCAGGCCGTACGCCGTGATCCAGCTCCGGGCCGAGGACGTGGCCGCGACGGCGTACAACATGGTCGGGTTTCAGACGCGCATGAAGTACCCCGAGCAGCTCCGCGTCTTCCGCATGGTCCCGGGCCTCGAGGAGGCGGAGTTCTTGCGGTTTGGCTCGGTCCATCGCAACACGTTCGTCGACGCGCCGCGCGTGCTCGGCCCTGGGATGGAAGTGACGCGGATGCCGGGTGTCTTCCTCGCGGGGCAGGTCGCGGGCGTCGAGGGGTACGTGGAGAGCGCGGCGGCGGGGTTCGTCTGCGCGGTGCTGCTCGCGCAGAGGCTCGCGGGCAAACCTCTCGTCCCGCCGCCGAAGACCACGGCGCTCGGCGGCATCCTCACGCACCTCGGCCGCGAACAGCCGTCGTATCAGCCCTCGAACATCACGTGGGCGCACATGCCGCCGCTCGAAGGCACGAAGTCGAGGCTCACGAAGCGCGCGCGGTACGAGGCGATGGCCGAGCGGGCGCTCGCCGACCTCGATCCCTGGAAAAACTCCGCCCTCTGA